The following is a genomic window from Hymenobacter chitinivorans DSM 11115.
CACCGGGCCGCGCTGCAGCAGGGTGGGCAGCTGGTCGCGCACGTTCCACTCGGTAGTGGGCCAGTCGATGCGGCCCTCGCGCCAGGTATGGTCGGTGCGCAGCAGGGGCCGGCAGTCGAGCCACTGGGCGTCCAGGGCCCGGGCCACGATGCAGGTGGCCAGCAGCTCGCCAAAGCTGATGATCTGGTCGTAGTGCTGGTCGTAGGTATCGGCCGGGGCCGGCGGCGGCTGCAGACTGGCCAACTGCTGCTCCAGTTGGGCCAGCAGGTCCTGCAGCTGCCCGGTCTCCGTTGATTCCTGCCCGAATAGCTCCTGGGCCACGCCCAGGTGGAAGCTGCGCAGCGCGTCCAGCTTCGGCCCACAGTCCTGCCCGGTAAAGGCCAGCTGGAAGATTTCCTCCAGGGCGTTGGTGGTTTTGCCCATCGCCGACACCACGATGAGCAGTTGCTGCTGGGCCGCGTGCTCCCGCACAATGCGGCAAAGATTCCGGATGGCTGCCGTGTCTTTTACCGACGCGCCGCCGAACTTATATACCTGGAGGGAATGGGGTTCCTGCATGGGCCAAAAGTAGGCAGCGGGCGGCAGATGTGGCGAAAAAGCTTAGTTTTGTAGGCCAGAACCACCTGCTCACCCACCCACTTTTATGGACCACAACAAACTGGCTCTCCCCGTCGGTACCACCCTCGACCGATTCATTATGCGCAAGCAGGAGGACTTCCCCTACGCCACGGGGGAGCTTTCCCAGCTGCTGCGTGATATTGCCCTGGCAGCCAAGATTGTCAACCGCGAAATCAACCGCTCCGGTCTTATTGACATTGCCGGTGCCTACGGCAACCAGAACGTGCAGGGCGAGGAGCAGCAGAAGCTCGACGTCATTGCCAACATCCGCTTTATCCGGGCCCTGCGCAATGGGGGGGAGGTTTGCACCATCATTTCCGAGGAAGACGAGGACATGATTCAGACCGGTAACAACCAGGGCAAGTACGTCGTGGCCATCGACCCCCTGGACGGCTCCTCCAACATCGACGTCAACGTCAGCATCGGCACCATCTTCAGCATCTACCGCCGGGTGTCGGCTACGGGCTCCGAGGGCACCGAGCAGGACTGCCTCCAAACCGGTACGCACCAGGTGGCGGCCGGCTACGTAATTTACGGCTCGAGCACCATGCTCGTGTACACCACCGGCAACGGCGTCAACGGCTTCACCTACGAAAACTCCCTGGGCGAATTTTTCCTCTCCCACCCCCAGATCAGCACGCCCAAAACCGGCGCCATCTACTCCATCAACGAAGGCAGCTCGGAGTACTTTTCCGAAGGCACGGCGGCGTACGTGGCCTATTGCAAGCAGCAGGGCTACTCGGCCCGCTACATTGGCTCCCTGGTAGCCGATTTTCACCGCAACCTGCTCAAGGGCGGCATCTACATGTATCCGGCCACCAAGAAAGCCCCCAACGGCAAGCTGCGCCTCATGTACGAGTGCAACGCCCTGGCCTTTATCGTGGAGCAGGCCGGGGGCAAATCCAGCAACGGCCGCAGCCGCACCATGGAAATCGAGCCCAAGAGCCTGCACGAGCGCAGCCCACTCTTCATCGGCTCGACCGAACTGGTCGAAAAAGCCGAGGAGTTTCTCGCCACCGAATACACCGACGCGGTAGCCTCGCTCTAGACTGGGCCAGCTCCCAAACACAAAGCCCGGCGGATACTAATCCGCCGGGCTTTTTGATGGTAGGAGAGAAGCCTACTCGGCTTTCTTCCGGGACTTTTTCGCCGGAGCGGCCGTGGCGGCTTCGGGGTTGCCGGCGGCTTCCGCATCCTGCTCGGTCGGAATAATGCCAGCCGTACTCAGAGCCTCGTCGGCGGCGGGAGCCTCCTGCTGGGTGCCCGCTTCGGTCGACTCCTTGGTGGCTACTTTGTTCTTGCCTTTGGCCGGGGCTTCGGCCGAAGTTTCCTCCACGCTGGCCGCCGTTTCGGTGGGCTGCTCGGCGTCGGCGGCCTGGTACTCGAGGCGGCCACTGACGGCCTTGTACCACGACACCAGCTTTTTGATGTCCGACATGTACACGCGCTGCCGGTCGTAATCGGGGATGATTTCACCCATGAACGTGGCCAGGTCCCGGTCGTCCGACTTGTTAGTAACAGTCAGATCGGTGCCGTACTTCTGGTAGATCCGGTCGAATACTTCCGTCAGCGGGATGGTCTGGTCGTAATCCTGGGTATAAATGGAAATCTCCTGCAGCAGCGACACCTTATTGCGTGCCGAGGCTACCGAGCGGGTGCCGCGTTCATCAAGCGACTCTACAATGACGCCGGCTCGGGTAGGACGCACCAGGCGATAAAGACCGGGCATTCCACTGATTGCGGCAATTTCCTTGAGGTCGTAGGGCATAGAAAAAAGAGTTGGGTAAGAAAATCAGATGGTTATTCGGTGGGCGCCGGAGCGGCATCCTTGCCCGGCGTGGGCAGCTTAAATACGATGGGCAGGCTGGTCAGCACGGCGTAGTCGGGCTTGCGGAACTTGAGCAGGCGGGTTACGCGCAGGGCTTCTTCCCCGCAGCCGCCGCCAATGTTCTTCACCAGCTTGATGCCCGACATCGTGCCGTCCGTATTGAGCGTGAAGCTCACGATGCAGGTGCCCTGAATCCGGTTGCGGCGGGCCATAACCGGGTATTTGAGCTCTTTCTCGATGAAGGCATACAAGGCTTCCTGTCCGCCTTCGTAATACTCGGCTACGGGAATAGACTTCGCGACGTGACCCGGAGCAGCGGCGGCCGCGGGAGCGGCTTCCGCGGCGGGAGCCGTCGTTTCGGGAGCCGGGCCGTCGGTCTTCACTTTAACCTTCGTTTTTTGAGCAAAGGCCGTTGACGTACCGGCGAGAAGGCCCAGGGCCAGAATAAATGGGATTTTTTTCATGGAAAAAACCGGGAGGAAAAGAAAAAACTAGGGGCGAATTGTTGGCCGGTGAGCGTGGCAATTACAGGGCCAATCTACGCATTCTCCGCTTGCTGGGCTAATTGCCGGTTTATTTCGTCGATGAAGCCCAACAATTCCTCGCGGCCAGTTTTTTCCTCGGCCGATGTAATAAAATGACGCGGCAGCTCGTCCCAACTCTGCTGCATCTTCTGCAGGTAAGCCGTAATATTTTGCTGCGTGCGGGAGGTCGACTGCTTATCGGCTTTGGTAAAAACCATTACGAACGGAATTCCTTCCGCGCCGAGCATTTCCATAAATTCCAGGTCGGGAGCCAGCGGGGCGTGGCGCGAGTCAATCAGCACAAATACGCAGGCCAGATTTTCCCGATTGCGCAGGTAATAATTAATCATTTTGCCCCAGGTAGCCCGCGAATCCTTGCTGACTTTAGCGTAGCCATAGCCGGGCAAGTCGACCAGGTACCAGTTGTCATTAATCAAGAAATGGTTGATTAATTGGGTTTTACCGGGCAAGGAAGACGTTTTGGCCAATCCTTTGTGGCCAGTCAGCATATTAATTAAGGAAGACTTGCCGACGTTGGAACGGCCAATAAAGGCGTATTCGGGCAACGTCGGCGGCGGACATTGGTCAACGCGCGAATTGCTCATCATAAATTTTGCTTCGCGGATAATCATAAGCCAAAACTGCTGGGGTGAGGCTGCAAAGGTAGCAGATAACGCCGGGTGATGCCGCGCAATAAATTTTTACGGAAAACCTTGCAGTTTACGAAGCACGCCTATATTTGCGCGGCCTGCAGCCTCTTTTTACATATGGCAGCCCAAGTCCTTTCCGCCGCTTGGATTATGTAAAACCTCTTTACAATTGGATACGGCTAAGGTCGTATTATAAAATTTCTATCTTTGCCCGCAACTTGCCTTGTTCCGTATTGCCAAGCTGGTTCCTTTAGAAGCGTGAATGTTCTCTTTGTAACGCTTCAGTCCAGAAAAAAACGGCTGGCAGGCTTAACCCTGGAACAGGTTTTCAGTATAAGAGGCAACTCTTAAAAAATTTGCAGCCGCAAAGGGCGGCGCTTTTTCTGCAAACCTCCCTGCAACTCCTTATTCTCAAACCCCTCCTACAATGGACAACTTAGTCAGAAGGTTATTGACAGCCTCTTGCACCTTCGCTCTTGCCGCAGCCGTGGCCCAGCCTGCGCTGGCCCAGAGCACCCGCAAGACGCTAAAGACTGCAAACAAGTTCTTTGACCAAGAGAACTACCGGGCATCCATCCCTTTCTACGAGCAGGTGTTGGCCAAGGAGCCGAACAACGCGCTGGCCCTGTTCCGGGCTGGTATTGCGTACATGTCCTTTGACAAGGAAAAGGCCAGCGACTACATCTACAAGGCCCAGCGCCTGAAACCCAAGGTTTCGAAGGATGTGGAGTACTGGCTCGGCCGCGTGGATCACCTGAACTACAACTTCGACGAGGCAATTGCCCACTTCCAGGCCTACAACACCACCCTGGGCAAGAAGGATACCCGCAAAGCCGCCCTGGCTCAGCTGATCCAGCACAGCAAAAACGCCAAGGTGCAGTTCAATAGCCCCAAGGACATTTTCGTTAAGAACCTGGGCCCAACCATCAACACGGCCTTCTCGGAGCACAGCCCCGTGATTTCCAATGATGATAAGCTGCTGCTCTTCACCTCGCGCGGCGAAAACGTTACCGGCGCCTCGGGTTCGACGGCCAACCCCAAGAACAAGAGCGTAGCCGCCGACGGCGAATACTACGAGGATATCTTCGAAGCCAAGCGCATCGACGACGAGAACTGGGAAAAGCCCCGCTCCCTAAGCGGCGCCCTGAACGGCAAAGGCCACGATGCCTCCATCCAGGTGTTCGACAACGACACTAAGATGCTGATGTATCGGCAGGATGAGAATGGCGACATTTTCTACTCCGAAAAAGCCAGCGGCGACTGGACCGAACCCAAGAAGCTGAATAACAACATCAACTCGAAAGCCTTCGAGTCGGATGCCTATATCACGCCGGATGGACTAACGATTTACTTCTCAACCAGCAAGTATTCGGATCAGAACACGCTGGACATCTACTACGCCACCCGCCAGCCGGGCGGCGACTGGGGCACGCCCAAGTCGCTGGGCAACGTGATTAACACGCCCTTCGACGACGACAGCCCCTACCTGAGCAAGGACGGCAAGACGCTGTACTTCAGCTCGCGCGGCCACAACACGATGGGTGGCTACGACATCTTCAAGTCGGAGTACGACTCGGTGGGCCGCACCTGGGGCCGCCCCGAAAACATGGGCTACCCCGTCAATACGCCCGACGATGACACGTACTACCGCCTGAGCCCCGATGGCAGCTACGCCTACCTCTCCAGCTACCGCATCGGCGGCTACGGCGAGAAGGACATCTACACCATCAACTACATCAAGAACGCCATCATCCGCGGTAAGGTGTACTCGCAGCGTGACAGCACCATCATTCCCGGCGTAGAGCTGGTCTTCTCGGGTACCCAGGCCGACAAAACGGCCCTGAGCTACCGCGACGTGACCAAGCCTGAAACCGGCGACTACCAGGTAAGCGTGCTTTCGGGCCGTACCTACCAAGTAGCCGTGTCGAAGGATGGCAAGAACATCGAAACCCAGGAGTTTGCCGTGCCGGTGTCGACCAGCGACTCGACGGTAATTGAGAAGAACTTCTACGTGCCCTACGTGGACACCTCCAGCACGTACGCTTTCAAGAAGATCTACTTCGATACCGATAAGTACAAGCTGCGCCCCGAGTCCATCAAGGAGTTGAACAACATCAGCGGCATTTTGAAGGCTAACCCCGGCCTGAACATCTCGATTGAAGGCCACTGCGACTCGCGCAACACCGACGAGTACAACATGGTACTGGGGCAGAACCGTGCCGATGCTGCTTACAACTACCTGAAGAAGAGCGGTATTGCTGAAACCCGCCTGACCACGGTAAGCTACGGTGAAAGAGTGCCTTTTGCTACCAACGATTCGCCCGAGAACATGCAGCTCAACCGCCGCGTGGAGTTCCGCCCCATCCTGAAGGAGGGTGAAGCCATGCCCCGCCTGCAGCCCGCCGCCAGCGGTGCTTCTTCCACGGGCAGCGGCTCGGGTGCTCCCGGCTCGTCGGGCAACAACCCGGCTACGCTGACCCCCGGCAAGAGCAAGGTGAAGATGGCCGACGGCACCAAGGTGAAAACCAAGGTGGACGAGGATGACGACAAAGTAAAGGTGAAAGCCAAAGGCGCCAACGGCGAAGAATCGAAGACCAAAACTAAAAATGGTACGATTGACGCCAAGACCAAAGACGCCACTGGTGAGAAAACCAAAGTGAAGACCGACAACGACTAAGCTGTCAGTTGAGCTACGCAAAACGGGCCGGGCATTTCGCCCGGCCCGTTTTTTTTCAACATAATGCCGCCACTAGCGTTATGTTTGGGCAATTCTCCCGTTAAGTCTTCGTTCTTCGCCTCAGAAGTATGTCCGTTGTTCCCTACAAAGATGATGCTGCCGGCAAAAAGTCCCAGGTAGCCCAGATGTTTAACAGCATTGCTGGTAAATACGACTTCCTGAACCATTTCCTCAGCGCCGGCACCGACATCTACTGGCGCCGTAAGGCCGTTGACCAGCTTAAGCAGCTGCGCCCGGCCCGGATTCTGGACATTGCCACCGGCACGGCCGACTTCGCCATCGAAAGCCTGCGCCTCTCGCCCGAAACCAAGGTGACGGGCGTCGATATTTCGGAAGGCATGCTGGACGTGGGGCGGCGCAAGCTCACGGAAAAGGGCCTGGCCAACCGGATTCAGCTGGAGCTGGGCGACTCGGAGAATCTGCCGTTTCCGGACAACCACTTCGACGCGGTTACGGCCTCGTTTGGGGTGCGCAACTTCGAGAATCTGCAGAAGGGCCTGGCCGAGATGCAGCGGGTGCTGCGCCCGGGGGGCAAAGTGGTGATTCTGGAGTTTTCCAAGCCCACGGCTTTCCCGATGAAGCAGGCCTACAACTTTTATTTCCGGCACATTCTGCCGGTGTTCGGTAAACTGATTTCCAAGGACCGCGCGGCCTATACCTACTTACCCGAGTCGGTGCAGGCCTTTCCCGATGGCCAGAATTTCCTGGCTATTCTCACGCAGGTTGGTTTTACAAATCCTACATGGCAACCCCTCACGTTTGGCATCAGCTCCATTTACACGGCGCAAAAGTAGCCGCCCTGGCGGCCCTGACTCTGGTAGCCGGCCTAGCCCCGCACTCGGCTCTGGCGCAGAAAAAAAGTAAAACCAGCTCCAGTAAGGGCAGCCGGGGACAAGTCAAATCCATTACCGTCAATAACAACCCCGGTTACGACGATAAGTGGTTTCACCCGGGTTTCTACATTGCCCCCAACTTCTCGCGCTACAAGATTGAGCAGTCGCCCGCCTACGTGCAGGCCATCCAGAACGGCCGGGCCGTATCGGCCAACTCTTTGGTGAGTCCGGGCCTGTCGGTGGGCTTTATCGGCGACGTGCGGCTGGCCGACTACTTCAACCTGCGCTTTGCGCCTGGGGTGAGCTTTCTGACCCGGCGCATCGAATTCAAGCCCTACGGCTACGAGCCGGCCGACTCGGTCTTTACCCAGGAAATCGGGGGTACCCAGATTGACTTGCCCTTGCTGCTCAAGTTTAAGTCGGAGCGGCGGCGCAACGCGCGGGTGTACGTGGTAGGCGGCCTCAAGCCCAGCATCAACGTGGGCAACCGCCGCAAGGACCCGCTGCGCAACCAGCTGCAGGCCGCCAGCGGGGACCTGGCCATTGAGTACGGGGTGGGACTCGACCTGTTTTACCCGCTGTTCAAGTTTGCCCCCGAGCTGCGCTTTTCCCACGGCCTGACTAACCTGCTCGTGCCGGGCAAGGACGTGTACAGCCGCAGCCTGCAGAGCATGAAAAGCAACACCGTCACGCTCTACCTGAATTTCGAATAAACCGGCTTCGGCCGGTTCTTGCCGCACGTTATGACTCGTACTGCCTTTATCACCGGGGCATCCTCCGGAATTGGCCGCGCCACGGCCGTAGCCCTGGCCCAAACCGGTTTTCAGCTGATATTGACCGGCCGGCGCCAGGAGCGCCTCGAAGAGCTGGCCGAGCAGCTGGCGCCCACCCGGATTCACCTGCTGACCTTCGACGTGCGCGACCGGGCTGCCGTGGATGCCGCCGTGGCTAGTCTGCCGGAGGAGTTTCGGCAGATTGACGTGCTCATCAATAACGCCGGGGGGGCCCACGGCCTGGCCCCGATTCAGGACGGGGACCCTACCGACTGGGACG
Proteins encoded in this region:
- the fbp gene encoding class 1 fructose-bisphosphatase → MDHNKLALPVGTTLDRFIMRKQEDFPYATGELSQLLRDIALAAKIVNREINRSGLIDIAGAYGNQNVQGEEQQKLDVIANIRFIRALRNGGEVCTIISEEDEDMIQTGNNQGKYVVAIDPLDGSSNIDVNVSIGTIFSIYRRVSATGSEGTEQDCLQTGTHQVAAGYVIYGSSTMLVYTTGNGVNGFTYENSLGEFFLSHPQISTPKTGAIYSINEGSSEYFSEGTAAYVAYCKQQGYSARYIGSLVADFHRNLLKGGIYMYPATKKAPNGKLRLMYECNALAFIVEQAGGKSSNGRSRTMEIEPKSLHERSPLFIGSTELVEKAEEFLATEYTDAVASL
- a CDS encoding DUF5606 family protein translates to MPYDLKEIAAISGMPGLYRLVRPTRAGVIVESLDERGTRSVASARNKVSLLQEISIYTQDYDQTIPLTEVFDRIYQKYGTDLTVTNKSDDRDLATFMGEIIPDYDRQRVYMSDIKKLVSWYKAVSGRLEYQAADAEQPTETAASVEETSAEAPAKGKNKVATKESTEAGTQQEAPAADEALSTAGIIPTEQDAEAAGNPEAATAAPAKKSRKKAE
- a CDS encoding energy transducer TonB, with translation MKKIPFILALGLLAGTSTAFAQKTKVKVKTDGPAPETTAPAAEAAPAAAAAPGHVAKSIPVAEYYEGGQEALYAFIEKELKYPVMARRNRIQGTCIVSFTLNTDGTMSGIKLVKNIGGGCGEEALRVTRLLKFRKPDYAVLTSLPIVFKLPTPGKDAAPAPTE
- the yihA gene encoding ribosome biogenesis GTP-binding protein YihA/YsxC; amino-acid sequence: MIIREAKFMMSNSRVDQCPPPTLPEYAFIGRSNVGKSSLINMLTGHKGLAKTSSLPGKTQLINHFLINDNWYLVDLPGYGYAKVSKDSRATWGKMINYYLRNRENLACVFVLIDSRHAPLAPDLEFMEMLGAEGIPFVMVFTKADKQSTSRTQQNITAYLQKMQQSWDELPRHFITSAEEKTGREELLGFIDEINRQLAQQAENA
- a CDS encoding OmpA family protein; its protein translation is MAQPALAQSTRKTLKTANKFFDQENYRASIPFYEQVLAKEPNNALALFRAGIAYMSFDKEKASDYIYKAQRLKPKVSKDVEYWLGRVDHLNYNFDEAIAHFQAYNTTLGKKDTRKAALAQLIQHSKNAKVQFNSPKDIFVKNLGPTINTAFSEHSPVISNDDKLLLFTSRGENVTGASGSTANPKNKSVAADGEYYEDIFEAKRIDDENWEKPRSLSGALNGKGHDASIQVFDNDTKMLMYRQDENGDIFYSEKASGDWTEPKKLNNNINSKAFESDAYITPDGLTIYFSTSKYSDQNTLDIYYATRQPGGDWGTPKSLGNVINTPFDDDSPYLSKDGKTLYFSSRGHNTMGGYDIFKSEYDSVGRTWGRPENMGYPVNTPDDDTYYRLSPDGSYAYLSSYRIGGYGEKDIYTINYIKNAIIRGKVYSQRDSTIIPGVELVFSGTQADKTALSYRDVTKPETGDYQVSVLSGRTYQVAVSKDGKNIETQEFAVPVSTSDSTVIEKNFYVPYVDTSSTYAFKKIYFDTDKYKLRPESIKELNNISGILKANPGLNISIEGHCDSRNTDEYNMVLGQNRADAAYNYLKKSGIAETRLTTVSYGERVPFATNDSPENMQLNRRVEFRPILKEGEAMPRLQPAASGASSTGSGSGAPGSSGNNPATLTPGKSKVKMADGTKVKTKVDEDDDKVKVKAKGANGEESKTKTKNGTIDAKTKDATGEKTKVKTDND
- the ubiE gene encoding bifunctional demethylmenaquinone methyltransferase/2-methoxy-6-polyprenyl-1,4-benzoquinol methylase UbiE, with product MSVVPYKDDAAGKKSQVAQMFNSIAGKYDFLNHFLSAGTDIYWRRKAVDQLKQLRPARILDIATGTADFAIESLRLSPETKVTGVDISEGMLDVGRRKLTEKGLANRIQLELGDSENLPFPDNHFDAVTASFGVRNFENLQKGLAEMQRVLRPGGKVVILEFSKPTAFPMKQAYNFYFRHILPVFGKLISKDRAAYTYLPESVQAFPDGQNFLAILTQVGFTNPTWQPLTFGISSIYTAQK
- the porT gene encoding type IX secretion/gliding motility protein PorT/SprT, with amino-acid sequence MATPHVWHQLHLHGAKVAALAALTLVAGLAPHSALAQKKSKTSSSKGSRGQVKSITVNNNPGYDDKWFHPGFYIAPNFSRYKIEQSPAYVQAIQNGRAVSANSLVSPGLSVGFIGDVRLADYFNLRFAPGVSFLTRRIEFKPYGYEPADSVFTQEIGGTQIDLPLLLKFKSERRRNARVYVVGGLKPSINVGNRRKDPLRNQLQAASGDLAIEYGVGLDLFYPLFKFAPELRFSHGLTNLLVPGKDVYSRSLQSMKSNTVTLYLNFE